From Nicotiana tabacum cultivar K326 chromosome 22, ASM71507v2, whole genome shotgun sequence, one genomic window encodes:
- the LOC107811373 gene encoding uncharacterized protein LOC107811373 → MVFKKLVVMMMGCLGCAGQPTEPSPSPSLEKTESKPLVDESVVVTSPRVKLGDGRYLAYRERGVPKNISRYRIIIVHGFGSSKEMSFMASDELLDELGIYLLIYDRAGYGESSINPKRSLKSESSDIEELADLLQLGSRFYIIGVSLGCYPAWSCIKHIPARLAGVALVVPFVNYKWRTLPKDLTKDDYRKQLCRWVIWITRYARGLLHWWLTQKLFPSASVLDGNPQFFCDKDLDALKNTPGYQLFTQDGLKDRSVFDSLCSDCIVAFGKWDFNPLELSNPYPQNESSVHIWQGHEDKVVPVQLQRHVSQRLPWIRYHEVPDGGHLLVYDRAVCEAVLKSLVLGEDPPLYRPKLEN, encoded by the exons ATGGTTTTCAAGAAACTTGTAGTAATGATGATGGGTTGTCTGGGATGTGCTGGTCAGCCCACAGAACCATCTCCTTCTCCTTCTCTTGAGAAAACTGAATCAAAGCCACTTGTAGATGAATCTGTTGTTGTCACTTCACCTAGAGTCAAACTTGGTGATGGCAGATACTTGGCTTACAGGGAAAGAGGAGTGCCCAAGAACATTTCCAGATACAGAATTATTATTGTTCATGGCTTTGGCAGCTCCAAAGAAATGAGCTTTATGGCTTCTGAT GAACTCCTGGATGAATTGGGGATATACCTTTTGATCTACGATAGAGCTGGATATGGAGAGAGTTCGATTAATCCAAAAAGGTCGCTTAAAAGTGAGTCATCTGATATTGAAGAGCTAGCTGATCTGTTGCAATTAGGATCCAGATTCTACATAATAGGCGTGTCGTTGGGATGTTACCCGGCTTGGAGTTGTATCAAGCACATTCCTGCAAG GCTTGCAGGTGTGGCTCTAGTTGTTCCCTTTGTCAATTATAAATGGCGGACACTGCCTAAGGATCTGACAAAGGATGATTACAGGAAACAACTCTGCCGGTGGGTAATTTGGATCACACGTTATGCTCGGGGGCTATTACATTGGTGGTTGACTCAAAAACTTTTCCCATCAGCTTCTGTACTTGATGGAAACCCTCAATTTTTCTGTGACAAAGATTTGGATGCCTTGAAGAATACACCAGGATATCAATTGTTCACTCAG GATGGCCTAAAGGACCGAAGTGTATTCGACTCCCTTTGTAGTGACTGCATTGTGGCTTTTGGAAAATGGGATTTTAATCCATTGGAGCTGAGTAACCCGTACCCACAAAATGAAAGCTCAGTTCACATCTGGCAAGGCCACGAAGACAAAGTTGTGCCTGTTCAATTACAAAGACATGTCTCACAAAGGCTCCCCTGGATTCGGTATCATGAAGTTCCTGATGGTGGTCACTTGCTTGTGTATGACAGGGCAGTGTGTGAAGCTGTCTTGAAATCGCTTGTGCTTGGGGAAGATCCTCCACTATACAGGCCAAAGTTAGAAAACTAA